A DNA window from Chitinibacter fontanus contains the following coding sequences:
- a CDS encoding protein-L-isoaspartate(D-aspartate) O-methyltransferase — MISAGTGMTSARTRSRLVERLRSQGISHEQVLSIIGQVPRHEFIDEALSHKAYDDTSLPIGFGQTISQPYIVARMSELAAMVAERHVALEIGTGCGYQTIVLSKLFKTVHSIERIGGLVRNTRERLSRLGVHNARLRHADGSLGLPDLAPFNVILITAAAPIVPENLIDQLSDGGRLIFPVGTQEQELRMIERKGSDFLESRLEKVNFVPLLPGLG; from the coding sequence ATGATTAGCGCCGGCACGGGAATGACCTCCGCGCGCACCAGATCACGCTTGGTGGAGCGTTTGCGTTCACAGGGGATTAGTCACGAGCAAGTCTTGAGTATCATCGGTCAAGTGCCTAGGCACGAATTTATTGATGAAGCATTGTCGCATAAGGCTTACGACGACACCTCTTTGCCGATAGGTTTTGGGCAAACAATTTCGCAGCCGTATATTGTGGCACGGATGAGTGAGTTGGCTGCGATGGTTGCTGAGCGGCACGTTGCGCTGGAAATTGGAACTGGTTGTGGCTACCAAACCATTGTGCTGAGCAAGTTGTTCAAAACAGTGCATTCGATTGAGCGAATCGGCGGTTTGGTGCGCAATACCCGCGAGCGATTGAGTCGCTTGGGCGTGCATAATGCCCGCCTCCGCCATGCAGATGGGAGCTTGGGTTTGCCTGATCTGGCCCCTTTCAATGTCATCCTAATTACTGCTGCGGCACCAATCGTGCCAGAAAATTTAATTGATCAGTTGTCAGACGGTGGTCGTTTAATCTTTCCTGTGGGTACTCAGGAGCAGGAATTGCGCATGATTGAGCGCAAAGGTAGCGATTTTCTGGAAAGTCGGCTGGAGAAGGTCAATTTTGTACCGTTATTGCCTGGGTTGGGATAA
- the surE gene encoding 5'/3'-nucleotidase SurE → MRFLISNDDGYFAPGIAALAMTLGEEGDALVCAPERDRSGASNSLTLDRPLQVRVSPSGFHYVNGTPTDCVHLAATGLMETPPDMVISGINHGPNMGDDTIYSGTVAAATEGYLLGIPSIAISLASRNPVHFETAAKVARELVQRFRRAPFREPVLLNVNVPDVPYEQLKGVLVTRLGRRHKSASVIRSQNPRGDTIWWVGPIGEIADASEGTDFDAIERGYVSITPLSVDLTAYPQLDAINRWMQS, encoded by the coding sequence ATGCGCTTTTTGATTAGTAATGACGACGGATATTTCGCCCCTGGGATTGCTGCTCTGGCAATGACATTGGGTGAGGAGGGTGATGCACTGGTTTGTGCGCCTGAACGCGATCGTAGCGGTGCGAGTAACTCGTTAACCTTGGATCGGCCTTTGCAGGTGCGAGTGTCGCCTTCCGGTTTTCATTACGTTAATGGCACTCCGACCGACTGCGTTCATTTGGCTGCCACTGGCTTAATGGAAACACCGCCCGATATGGTGATTTCAGGGATTAATCATGGCCCCAATATGGGCGACGACACCATTTATTCGGGGACGGTTGCTGCTGCGACTGAAGGCTATTTGCTGGGCATTCCTTCGATTGCGATTTCTTTAGCCTCACGCAACCCCGTCCATTTTGAGACTGCGGCCAAGGTGGCGCGTGAACTGGTGCAGCGTTTTAGGCGTGCGCCGTTTCGTGAGCCTGTGCTGCTTAATGTAAATGTTCCTGATGTTCCATATGAGCAGCTCAAAGGTGTTTTAGTGACGCGGCTTGGGCGTAGACATAAATCAGCCTCGGTGATCCGCAGTCAAAACCCTCGAGGTGATACGATTTGGTGGGTGGGGCCGATTGGTGAAATCGCTGATGCGAGTGAAGGTACTGATTTTGATGCCATCGAGCGTGGCTATGTGTCGATAACGCCCTTATCGGTTGATTTGACAGCATATCCGCAGCTGGATGCGATTAATCGCTGGATGCAATCATGA
- the rpoS gene encoding RNA polymerase sigma factor RpoS yields the protein MSEQSEIIEQDLIIDEVEVLEADAEVDEEVDDIEAEAKEDPERYVSESTGDVTQIYLNEIGQCKLLTPDEERALSRLVVQGDFAARQKMIEHNLRLVVNIAKHYINRGMTLLDLIEEGNIGLMHALEKFDPERGFRFSTYATWWIRQSIERSIMNQSRTIRLPVHVIKELNVYLRAQRHLEASLGHDPSVEDIAHLVGKDVEDVRRVMGLNERVASLDAPLDIDPMLTIGESIPDDQHDGPEATLQNAEVERYVREWMRQLNEKQRMVIERRYGLNGYEICTLEDLAANLSLTRERVRQIQIEALDQLRRILRRYGVTRDVVL from the coding sequence ATGAGCGAACAAAGCGAAATCATTGAACAAGACCTCATTATCGACGAAGTAGAAGTGCTAGAGGCCGATGCTGAAGTTGATGAAGAAGTGGATGACATCGAAGCAGAGGCTAAGGAAGATCCCGAGCGCTATGTCAGCGAAAGTACCGGTGACGTAACGCAGATTTACCTGAATGAAATTGGGCAGTGCAAATTACTGACTCCCGATGAAGAACGGGCATTATCTCGGTTGGTGGTACAAGGTGATTTTGCTGCTCGCCAGAAAATGATTGAGCATAATCTGCGTCTGGTGGTGAATATTGCAAAACATTACATCAATCGCGGCATGACGCTGCTCGATTTGATTGAGGAAGGCAATATCGGTTTGATGCATGCGTTGGAGAAATTTGATCCAGAGCGTGGCTTTCGCTTTTCTACCTACGCAACTTGGTGGATTCGGCAAAGTATCGAGCGGTCGATTATGAATCAATCACGTACGATACGCTTGCCTGTGCATGTAATCAAAGAGCTGAATGTATATTTGCGCGCGCAGCGTCATCTAGAGGCTTCGCTGGGGCATGATCCAAGTGTTGAGGATATTGCACATCTGGTTGGCAAAGATGTTGAAGATGTGCGCCGTGTAATGGGTTTGAATGAGCGTGTTGCATCGCTTGATGCGCCGTTGGATATTGACCCAATGTTAACGATTGGTGAGTCAATCCCCGATGATCAGCATGATGGTCCAGAGGCGACTTTGCAAAATGCTGAGGTTGAGCGGTATGTGCGCGAATGGATGCGGCAGTTGAACGAAAAGCAACGCATGGTGATTGAACGTCGCTATGGTTTAAATGGTTATGAGATCTGTACTTTGGAGGACTTAGCTGCCAATCTAAGTCTGACTCGAGAGCGTGTACGGCAAATTCAAATTGAGGCGCTAGATCAACTGCGCCGTATTTTACGCCGCTATGGTGTAACCAGAGATGTTGTGCTGTAA
- a CDS encoding peptidoglycan DD-metalloendopeptidase family protein → MSVRAFHWSILSVSCLLAACSSPRLTPAPIIEGNAPVSAVPAVVSTPVPAVVANTSAAGAYTVKKGDTLYRIAAENKVSYQDVMAWNHLADPNIKIGQVLQLSAPLGEGGVTITPLAEALPSPSVKAANTAVLTKTAPKAVKEVYTPQLVASMVASDGNKVATKQQSIASSVTASGVKPIATVPTVTASPNPNKSSAPVASSPTSVNTSGVDFGIPTSGKVVRGYSEVSKGVDIAGKLGQSIVASAQGKVVYAGTGLRGYGKMVILQHSNGYLTAYAHNDKLLVKEGDVVKKGEKIAEMGKTDADQVKLHFEIRKGGKPIDPGKFIATE, encoded by the coding sequence ATGAGCGTGCGCGCTTTTCACTGGTCTATTTTGTCTGTTAGTTGTTTGTTGGCGGCTTGTTCAAGTCCGCGTCTTACCCCAGCACCCATCATCGAAGGAAATGCGCCCGTCAGTGCTGTGCCTGCCGTTGTTTCAACGCCGGTGCCGGCGGTGGTGGCTAATACCAGTGCGGCTGGAGCATATACAGTTAAAAAAGGGGATACCCTTTACCGGATTGCTGCTGAGAATAAAGTTTCTTATCAAGATGTGATGGCTTGGAATCATCTGGCTGACCCCAATATCAAGATTGGTCAGGTGCTGCAACTGTCTGCTCCATTAGGTGAGGGTGGCGTCACCATAACGCCGTTGGCTGAGGCCCTCCCTTCGCCTTCAGTCAAAGCAGCGAACACGGCGGTGCTCACTAAGACCGCGCCCAAGGCGGTCAAGGAAGTATATACGCCGCAGCTTGTTGCCTCTATGGTGGCGAGTGATGGCAATAAAGTTGCAACAAAACAACAGTCGATTGCAAGCTCTGTGACAGCTTCTGGTGTCAAACCAATTGCAACAGTGCCTACTGTTACGGCATCGCCGAACCCTAATAAATCAAGTGCTCCAGTGGCATCATCGCCTACTTCTGTCAATACCAGTGGCGTGGATTTTGGGATACCTACCAGTGGAAAGGTGGTGCGTGGCTATAGTGAGGTGAGTAAAGGCGTTGATATTGCGGGAAAACTTGGGCAATCTATTGTTGCGTCAGCACAAGGAAAGGTAGTTTACGCTGGCACAGGTTTGCGGGGCTACGGGAAGATGGTGATATTGCAGCATAGCAATGGTTATCTCACCGCCTATGCACATAACGATAAATTGCTAGTCAAAGAGGGAGATGTCGTTAAAAAAGGTGAAAAAATTGCCGAAATGGGCAAAACCGATGCTGATCAAGTGAAGTTGCATTTTGAGATTCGCAAAGGTGGTAAACCCATAGATCCAGGCAAGTTCATCGCGACAGAATAA
- a CDS encoding DMT family transporter yields the protein MKQFILRCNQSGPFWMVLAGMAFAVMGMFVKLGSQHFSTAELVFYRCGAGLLGIGAVVWWQGKSIRLDRIGLKLHLSRSVSGFVALMLYFYAIGHLPLATAVTLNYTSPIFFVLVVTVHQQRWPSSQQLLSVLLGFVGVVLLLRPTLSSEQWLAGVLGLGSGILASVAYLNVSELGKYGEPEWRTVFYFSLVSTVGAGCWMLLQPQSLHWPSWSQGLVLLCMGAAATLAQLCMTRAYRKGRSLVVVSLAYLTVAFSTLFSGLIWGDAISLVSLIGMLLIVVAGIWGGATRLQRS from the coding sequence GGCATGGCATTTGCGGTGATGGGTATGTTTGTGAAGTTGGGTAGCCAGCATTTTTCTACTGCTGAGTTGGTATTTTATCGCTGTGGCGCAGGTCTGCTGGGTATTGGTGCGGTGGTCTGGTGGCAAGGAAAGTCGATCCGACTGGATCGTATTGGACTCAAATTGCATTTAAGTCGTAGTGTTTCAGGTTTTGTCGCGCTGATGCTGTATTTTTATGCGATTGGGCATTTGCCATTGGCTACGGCAGTCACACTCAATTACACCTCGCCGATTTTTTTTGTGTTGGTGGTGACAGTGCATCAGCAGCGCTGGCCTAGTAGCCAGCAGTTACTGAGCGTGCTGCTGGGGTTTGTTGGCGTAGTATTGCTCTTGAGGCCCACGCTTAGTAGCGAGCAATGGCTTGCTGGGGTGCTTGGGTTAGGTTCTGGTATTTTGGCAAGTGTTGCATATTTAAATGTCAGTGAATTGGGGAAGTACGGTGAGCCGGAGTGGAGAACTGTGTTTTATTTTTCGCTGGTTTCAACTGTAGGTGCTGGTTGCTGGATGTTGCTGCAACCGCAAAGCTTGCATTGGCCCAGTTGGTCGCAAGGGCTGGTGTTGCTTTGTATGGGAGCGGCCGCCACGCTGGCACAATTGTGTATGACCAGAGCGTATCGAAAAGGTCGCTCCTTGGTGGTGGTTAGCTTGGCGTACTTAACCGTGGCATTTTCTACTTTATTTTCTGGCCTTATCTGGGGGGATGCAATTTCGCTGGTCTCCCTTATCGGTATGTTGTTGATTGTCGTGGCTGGAATCTGGGGTGGTGCTACCAGGCTGCAACGTAGTTAA